The following are encoded together in the Hemicordylus capensis ecotype Gifberg chromosome 4, rHemCap1.1.pri, whole genome shotgun sequence genome:
- the LOC128324964 gene encoding arylacetamide deacetylase-like 4 yields MFHLAIIWAFRLGKLFEKMGICSQIHFIRFLMNIPQPGKDPKLLIKDAKFEHLPVRIYHPKGPYTGLRRGLLYIHGGCGMFGCNRTYERMCRYLARESDSVVVYIEYRLGPEYQHPIQLTDCLTATKYFMKNAKDYGVDPNRIILAGESCGGSICAAISRELVKRDYPLKLRAQVLLYPLLQIVNVILPSYQQNRFGPGLTSKRGLKLGFQYLNEEVVDVDELLKNAHVPEDMREKYNKWIGADCIPEEFKARGYEPLAPAPFRKELFKKARLDDETLLSPILDEDAIIQQLPETYILTCEYDILRDDGLLYKKRLEDNDVPVTWHHLKDGFHGLITFINAWPFEFSSTKAAFEGILSFIKRL; encoded by the exons GGCAAGCTTTTTGAGAAAATGGGGATCTGCAGCCAAATTCACTTCAttagatttttaatgaatatccCACAACCAGGGAAAGACCCAAAGCTCTTAATCAAGGATGCAAAGTTTGAGCATCTGCCTGTAAGAATTTACCATCCAAAAGGTCCCTATACTGGGCTAAGAAGAGGACTTCTCTATATACATGGAGGCTGTGGAATGTTTGGATGCAACA GGACCTATGAACGAATGTGTCGCTATCTTGCCCGAGAAAGTGATTCAGTGGTTGTGTATATTGA GTATCGTTTAGGTCCGGAGTACCAACATCCGATCCAGCTGACAGATTGCCTCACTGCCACTAAATATTTTATGAAGAATGCAAAAGACTATGGAGTGGATCCCAATCGTATCATCCTTGCTGGGGAAAGTTGCGGAGGCTCAATTTGTGCTGCTATTAGCCGAGAACTGGTGAAAAGAGACTATCCCTTAAAGCTTCGAGCCCAAGTCCTGCTGTACCCACTCTTGCAGATAGTGAATGTTATTTTGCCATCCTATCAGCAAAACCGTTTTGGTCCTGGCTTGACCTCTAAACGAGGACTTAAACTTGGCTTTCAATATTTAAACGAGGAAGTAGTGGATGTGGACGAATTATTGAAAAATGCTCATGTTCCTGAGGACATGAGGGAGAAATACAACAAATGGATTGGTGCAGATTGCATTCCAGAAGAATTTAAAGCCAGAGGCTATGAACCATTAGCGCCTGCTCCATTTAGGAAAGAATTGTTTAAAAAAGCGAGACTTGATGATGAAACTTTGCTATCACCTATTTTAGATGAGGATGCTATTATTCAACAGCTCCCTGAAACATACATTTTAACCTGTGAATACGACATCTTAAGAGATGATGGACTATTGTACAAGAAACGACTAGAGGACAATGACGTACCTGTGACCTGGCACCATCTAAAGGATGGGTTCCATGGACTTATAACATTTATTAATGCTTGGCCATTTGAATTTTCAAGTACAAAAGCAGCATTTGAAGGTATATTAAGTTTTATTAAAAGGTtgtaa